The proteins below come from a single Caenibius sp. WL genomic window:
- a CDS encoding Arm DNA-binding domain-containing protein: MANAIPPLLGYLGGTGPGGLGKHMALTDVAIRKAKPGAKAVKMTDGAGMFLLVTPAGGKLWRLKYRIDGREKLLAMGAYPDVSLSEARRRRGRSPRTDRGGQGSLAGETAR, encoded by the coding sequence ATGGCCAATGCGATACCCCCTTTGTTGGGGTATCTCGGGGGTACAGGTCCCGGAGGGTTGGGAAAGCACATGGCGCTTACAGATGTGGCCATCAGGAAAGCAAAGCCGGGAGCCAAGGCCGTCAAGATGACGGACGGTGCTGGGATGTTCCTCCTGGTCACACCTGCCGGGGGTAAGCTGTGGCGGCTCAAGTACCGGATCGATGGCCGTGAGAAGTTGTTGGCCATGGGGGCATACCCAGACGTTAGTCTGAGCGAAGCCCGCAGGCGTCGGGGACGAAGCCCGCGAACTGATCGCGGCGGGCAAGGATCCCTCGCGGGAGAAACAGCGCGATAA
- a CDS encoding phosphotransferase family protein — translation MADDTSDRFRLDLARLDPWLRERFPELTGAISAKKFAGGQSNPTYAILVDGQPRMVLRKKPPGVLLPSAHAVEREYKVTAALAGTGVPVARPLALCEDPEVVGTPFFVMEHASGRNFWDARLPDMQPAERAAIYDAMITVLARLHAVDPVAVGLADFGKPGNYFARQVGRWTRQYRATETQTIEAMDRLIEWLPANDPGLEESRVVHGDYRNDNLIFHPERPEVIAVLDWELSTLGHPLADLAQHVMAWRVNAEGFRGLSDSDLPALGIPSEQAYLARYQEQTGAGPIDPAHWRYALAFALFRNAGIRQGVYKRALEGNASSEAAALHGAKAAQIAALGWRIACGEDDARM, via the coding sequence ATGGCGGACGATACTTCCGACCGTTTCCGGCTGGACCTCGCGCGGCTCGATCCGTGGCTGCGCGAACGGTTCCCGGAACTGACCGGCGCAATCTCGGCGAAGAAGTTCGCGGGCGGGCAATCGAACCCGACTTATGCGATCCTCGTCGATGGCCAGCCGCGCATGGTCCTGCGCAAGAAGCCGCCCGGCGTGCTGTTGCCGTCCGCCCATGCGGTGGAGCGGGAATACAAGGTCACGGCGGCGCTGGCTGGCACGGGTGTGCCCGTTGCCCGCCCGCTGGCGCTGTGCGAGGACCCGGAAGTGGTCGGCACGCCGTTCTTCGTGATGGAGCATGCTTCGGGCCGCAATTTCTGGGATGCGCGCCTGCCCGATATGCAACCGGCGGAGCGTGCGGCGATTTATGACGCGATGATCACCGTGCTGGCGCGGCTCCACGCGGTCGATCCGGTGGCCGTGGGGCTGGCCGATTTCGGCAAGCCCGGCAATTACTTCGCGCGGCAGGTCGGCCGCTGGACCAGACAGTACCGGGCGACCGAAACGCAGACCATCGAAGCGATGGACCGGCTGATCGAATGGCTGCCGGCCAACGATCCGGGGCTGGAAGAAAGCCGCGTGGTCCATGGCGATTATCGCAACGACAATCTGATCTTCCATCCCGAACGGCCCGAAGTGATCGCGGTGCTCGATTGGGAACTCTCCACGCTCGGCCATCCGCTCGCCGACCTAGCCCAGCATGTCATGGCCTGGCGGGTGAATGCCGAAGGGTTCCGGGGGCTCTCGGATTCCGATCTGCCCGCGCTCGGCATCCCGTCGGAACAGGCCTATCTCGCGCGCTATCAGGAACAGACGGGGGCGGGGCCGATCGATCCTGCGCACTGGCGCTATGCGCTGGCTTTCGCGTTGTTCCGCAACGCCGGCATCCGGCAGGGCGTTTACAAGCGCGCGCTGGAAGGTAACGCGTCGAGCGAGGCCGCCGCACTGCACGGCGCGAAAGCGGCGCAGATCGCCGCGCTCGGCTGGCGCATCGCCTGTGGCGAGGACGACGCCCGGATGTGA
- a CDS encoding acyl-CoA dehydrogenase family protein codes for MTIGFEHNAKTADLLARLRAFMAEHIYPNEKLYYQQKAEGDRWAPVPLIDELKAKAKAEGLWNLFLPESRHGAGLTNLEYAPLCEEMGRVHFSPQVFNCQAPDTGNMETLERFGTEEHKQRWLEPMLDGRMRSSFVMTEPGVASSDATNIESSIVRDGDEYVINGRKWWISGIGERDCQILIFMGKTDPTAEKHKQQSMILIPRDTPGITVVRPMTLFGYDDAPHGHMEMIFDNVRVPASNMLLGEGRGFEIAQARLGPGRIHHCMRQIGMAERALEAMCKRVKSRVAFGKPLAEQGVIIERIANSRILIDQARLLTLHAAHKMDTVGNKAAKAEIGMIKVAAPNMACQVIDWAIQAHGAAGLSQDFFLAEYYAHARKIRFADGPDEVHRHQIGRLELVKHG; via the coding sequence ATGACCATCGGTTTCGAACACAACGCGAAGACCGCCGACCTGCTGGCGCGCCTGCGCGCGTTCATGGCGGAACATATCTACCCCAACGAAAAGCTCTATTATCAGCAGAAGGCCGAAGGGGACCGCTGGGCCCCCGTGCCGCTGATCGACGAGTTGAAGGCCAAGGCCAAGGCGGAAGGGCTGTGGAACCTGTTCCTCCCCGAATCCCGGCACGGCGCGGGGCTGACCAATCTCGAATACGCTCCGCTGTGCGAGGAAATGGGCCGCGTCCATTTCTCACCGCAGGTGTTCAACTGCCAGGCGCCCGACACCGGCAACATGGAAACGCTGGAACGCTTCGGGACGGAGGAGCACAAGCAGCGCTGGCTCGAACCGATGCTGGACGGCAGGATGCGTTCGTCCTTCGTGATGACGGAGCCGGGCGTGGCCTCGTCGGACGCCACCAATATCGAAAGCTCGATCGTGCGCGATGGCGATGAATATGTCATCAACGGGCGCAAGTGGTGGATTTCCGGGATCGGGGAACGCGATTGCCAGATCCTGATCTTCATGGGCAAGACCGATCCCACCGCTGAAAAGCACAAGCAGCAATCGATGATCCTGATCCCGCGCGATACGCCGGGGATCACCGTCGTCCGCCCGATGACGCTGTTCGGCTATGACGATGCGCCGCACGGGCACATGGAAATGATTTTCGACAACGTCCGTGTTCCGGCATCGAACATGCTGCTGGGCGAAGGGCGCGGGTTCGAAATCGCGCAGGCCCGCCTCGGGCCGGGCCGCATCCACCACTGCATGCGCCAGATCGGCATGGCCGAACGCGCGCTGGAGGCGATGTGCAAGCGGGTCAAAAGCCGGGTGGCATTTGGCAAGCCGCTGGCGGAACAGGGCGTCATTATCGAACGGATCGCCAATTCGCGCATCCTGATCGATCAGGCGCGCCTGCTAACGCTGCACGCCGCGCACAAGATGGACACGGTGGGCAACAAGGCGGCCAAGGCCGAAATCGGCATGATCAAGGTGGCTGCGCCCAACATGGCCTGCCAGGTGATCGACTGGGCGATCCAGGCGCATGGCGCGGCTGGGCTGAGCCAGGATTTCTTCCTCGCCGAATACTACGCCCATGCCCGCAAGATCCGTTTTGCCGACGGGCCGGACGAAGTGCACCGCCACCAGATCGGCCGGCTCGAACTCGTCAAGCACGGGTGA
- a CDS encoding 3-hydroxyacyl-CoA dehydrogenase NAD-binding domain-containing protein: protein MNAMVTFSTRGPIAEALVDNPPVNATSAGVRQGLVDALQAFNADAELKVLIVRCAGRTFIAGADIKEFGKPMVGPNLTEAIAMLDACEKPVVAAVHGTVLGGGFEVALACHYRIADPATRFGFPEVKLGLLPGAGGTQRTPRLAGLATTIDLVTTGKQINAKKALESGLIDRIAGGDLAEAAHAYAAELVAAGVGPRSAGNLPMPEDDPALFEEARKNLARTMRGQTAPLLALDAIRLGYDYPFPEALEREYALCKEAIAGPQSKALRHVFVAEREVARVPGLPADVTARDVNAVGVIGLGVMGRGIVMAVAAAGIPVVAVGLDDEHVAKAVGAIEKMWGSTVKKGRMSQEQMDRQLALITRSTDPADLGAVDLVIEAVTEDLATKEAVFAQLGKVTKPGTILASNTSFLNIEKLADASGRAEDVCGMHFFNPANVMRLLENVRAERTDPAVVATIMDFGKRIGKLSVLSGVCDGFIVNRMLSKRSREGFFLVEEGAAPAVVDKAVQGFGFPMGPFALGDLAGLDVQAAARKSRAASASPRELRADFVEQMVAQGNLGQKTGSGWYTYDENRKASHNPATDAMIAAHAEKHGLALREIGEQETIERLVYAMVNEGAKILGEGVAARPQDIDVAMINGLGFPAYTGGPMFWADQIGLDKVLARIEEFRSQHGDEYWTPAPLLVERVREGKGFYA, encoded by the coding sequence ATGAACGCTATGGTGACATTCAGCACACGGGGCCCGATTGCCGAAGCGCTGGTCGACAATCCCCCCGTCAATGCCACCTCCGCCGGGGTGCGGCAGGGGCTGGTCGATGCGTTGCAGGCGTTCAACGCCGATGCGGAACTCAAGGTCCTGATCGTGCGCTGCGCGGGCCGCACGTTCATCGCGGGCGCGGATATCAAGGAATTCGGCAAGCCGATGGTCGGCCCGAATCTGACCGAAGCCATCGCCATGCTCGACGCCTGCGAAAAGCCGGTGGTCGCGGCGGTGCACGGCACCGTGCTGGGCGGCGGCTTCGAAGTGGCGCTGGCGTGCCATTATCGCATTGCCGATCCGGCCACGCGGTTCGGTTTCCCCGAAGTGAAGCTCGGCCTGCTGCCGGGCGCTGGCGGCACGCAGCGCACACCGCGCCTGGCGGGGTTGGCCACGACGATCGATCTCGTTACTACGGGCAAGCAGATCAATGCGAAGAAAGCGCTCGAATCCGGCCTGATCGACCGGATCGCCGGAGGCGATCTGGCGGAAGCCGCGCATGCCTATGCCGCCGAACTCGTCGCTGCGGGCGTGGGGCCGCGCAGTGCGGGCAATCTGCCGATGCCGGAAGACGATCCGGCGTTGTTCGAAGAGGCGCGCAAGAATCTCGCCCGCACCATGCGCGGCCAGACCGCGCCGCTGCTCGCGCTCGATGCCATTCGCCTCGGCTATGACTATCCTTTCCCCGAAGCGCTGGAGCGCGAATATGCGCTGTGCAAGGAAGCCATCGCCGGGCCGCAGTCCAAGGCGCTGCGCCATGTGTTCGTTGCCGAACGCGAAGTTGCCCGCGTGCCGGGCCTGCCCGCCGACGTCACTGCGCGCGACGTGAACGCAGTCGGTGTGATCGGGCTGGGCGTGATGGGTCGGGGCATCGTGATGGCGGTTGCCGCCGCCGGGATTCCGGTGGTCGCCGTGGGCCTCGATGACGAACACGTGGCCAAGGCCGTGGGCGCCATCGAGAAGATGTGGGGCTCCACGGTCAAGAAGGGCCGGATGAGCCAGGAACAGATGGACCGGCAACTGGCGCTTATCACCCGCAGCACCGATCCGGCCGATCTCGGCGCGGTCGATCTGGTGATCGAAGCGGTGACCGAAGACCTCGCCACCAAGGAAGCGGTGTTCGCCCAACTGGGCAAGGTCACCAAACCGGGCACGATTCTGGCCAGCAACACCTCGTTCCTCAATATCGAGAAACTGGCCGATGCCTCGGGCCGCGCGGAAGACGTGTGCGGGATGCACTTCTTCAACCCGGCCAATGTCATGCGCCTGCTCGAAAATGTCCGGGCGGAACGCACCGATCCGGCCGTGGTCGCCACGATCATGGATTTCGGCAAGCGGATCGGCAAGCTCTCCGTCCTGTCAGGCGTGTGCGACGGGTTCATCGTCAACCGCATGCTGTCCAAGCGGTCGCGCGAAGGCTTCTTCCTGGTGGAAGAAGGCGCCGCCCCCGCAGTGGTGGACAAGGCGGTGCAGGGCTTCGGGTTCCCGATGGGGCCGTTCGCGCTGGGCGATCTGGCGGGCCTCGACGTGCAGGCCGCCGCGCGCAAATCGCGGGCGGCCAGCGCCTCCCCGCGCGAACTGCGCGCCGATTTCGTCGAACAGATGGTGGCGCAGGGCAACCTTGGCCAGAAGACCGGCTCGGGCTGGTACACCTATGACGAAAACCGCAAGGCAAGCCATAACCCGGCCACCGACGCCATGATCGCCGCCCATGCCGAAAAGCACGGCCTGGCCCTGCGCGAAATCGGCGAGCAGGAAACGATCGAACGCCTCGTCTATGCCATGGTCAACGAAGGCGCGAAAATCCTCGGCGAAGGCGTGGCTGCCCGTCCGCAGGATATCGATGTGGCGATGATCAACGGCCTCGGTTTCCCGGCCTATACCGGCGGGCCGATGTTCTGGGCCGACCAGATCGGGCTCGACAAGGTTCTTGCTCGGATCGAGGAATTCCGCAGCCAGCATGGCGACGAATACTGGACGCCCGCGCCGCTGCTCGTCGAGCGCGTGCGCGAAGGCAAGGGGTTCTACGCATGA
- a CDS encoding NADPH:quinone oxidoreductase family protein codes for MKAVICREFAPVDALEIGAFAAPAVAPGALLIDVRAAGVNFPDGLMVQGKYQTKPPVPFVPGSELGGIVRAVGEGVSGFAVGDRIVAFSGTGGFAQQAVVPAPQAFPVPAEADLVVASGMLITYGTSYHALKDRAALKPGETLLVLGAAGGVGLAAVELGALMGARVIAAASTDEKLALAREYGAAETINYTTEDFRERIKELTGGKGVDVVYDPVGGDLTVPAIKSLAWYGRLLVVGFAAGQIPQIPANLLLLKSASAVGVLWGNSLRADPVHHAGNIAQLLDWLAAGKIKPEVDTIFPLDRAVEAINHVMERRAQGKVILTMTAEGDTQ; via the coding sequence ATGAAAGCTGTAATCTGCCGGGAATTCGCCCCCGTCGACGCACTGGAAATCGGCGCTTTCGCAGCGCCCGCCGTGGCGCCGGGCGCGCTGCTGATCGATGTGCGGGCCGCCGGGGTGAATTTCCCCGATGGCCTGATGGTGCAGGGAAAATACCAGACCAAGCCGCCCGTGCCGTTCGTGCCGGGCAGCGAACTGGGCGGGATCGTGCGCGCGGTGGGCGAAGGCGTCAGCGGTTTTGCCGTGGGCGACCGGATCGTGGCCTTCAGCGGCACCGGCGGCTTTGCGCAGCAGGCGGTGGTGCCCGCCCCGCAGGCGTTCCCGGTGCCGGCGGAAGCGGACCTGGTGGTGGCCTCGGGCATGCTCATCACTTACGGCACGTCCTATCACGCGCTGAAAGACCGGGCGGCGCTCAAGCCCGGTGAAACCCTGCTGGTGCTGGGCGCGGCGGGCGGGGTCGGCCTGGCGGCGGTGGAACTGGGCGCGCTGATGGGCGCGCGGGTGATCGCGGCGGCATCGACCGACGAGAAGCTGGCGCTGGCACGCGAATACGGCGCGGCCGAAACGATCAACTATACGACCGAGGATTTCCGCGAACGGATCAAAGAACTGACCGGCGGCAAAGGCGTGGACGTGGTGTACGATCCGGTCGGCGGCGATCTGACCGTGCCCGCGATCAAGTCGCTCGCCTGGTATGGGCGGCTGCTGGTGGTCGGTTTCGCCGCCGGGCAGATTCCGCAAATTCCCGCCAACCTGCTGCTGCTCAAGAGCGCATCGGCGGTGGGCGTGCTGTGGGGCAATTCGCTGCGCGCCGATCCGGTGCATCACGCAGGCAATATCGCGCAGCTGCTCGACTGGCTGGCGGCGGGCAAGATCAAGCCTGAGGTGGATACCATTTTCCCGCTCGACCGGGCGGTTGAAGCCATCAATCACGTAATGGAACGGCGCGCGCAGGGCAAAGTGATCCTGACCATGACCGCCGAAGGAGACACGCAATGA
- a CDS encoding TetR/AcrR family transcriptional regulator — MTASKATMAGKTTENRAGYASPRWRIFLAAEELVAERGFEAVSSRDITARAGVNLGAINYHYRSKHELLMEVFRTRAGELNQERQAMLRAALAEKPPSARGILRALIEPPTLWSSDERRTALTYLNRARREGPAEVREIIRTDVRHLRRFAEALADVLPDLAREDILWRLHFALGVLHHNSAADYERLALLSDGNCTPDDRDALLARLVAFISAGFGV, encoded by the coding sequence ATGACTGCTAGCAAGGCCACAATGGCCGGGAAAACAACGGAAAATCGCGCCGGGTATGCCAGCCCACGATGGCGCATCTTCCTTGCCGCAGAAGAGCTGGTGGCCGAACGCGGCTTCGAAGCGGTCTCCTCGCGCGACATCACGGCGCGCGCCGGGGTGAACCTCGGTGCGATCAATTACCACTACCGGTCCAAGCACGAACTGCTGATGGAAGTGTTCCGCACCCGCGCGGGCGAACTGAATCAGGAACGGCAGGCGATGCTGCGCGCGGCGCTGGCCGAAAAGCCGCCCAGCGCGCGCGGCATCCTGCGCGCCCTGATCGAACCGCCCACGCTGTGGAGCAGCGACGAGCGGCGCACCGCGCTCACTTATCTCAACCGCGCCCGGCGCGAAGGCCCCGCCGAAGTGCGCGAAATCATCCGCACCGACGTGCGCCATCTGCGCCGCTTCGCCGAAGCGCTGGCCGATGTCCTGCCCGACCTTGCCCGCGAGGATATCCTCTGGCGGCTGCATTTCGCCCTCGGCGTGCTGCACCACAACAGCGCCGCCGATTACGAACGGCTCGCCCTACTGTCCGACGGCAACTGCACCCCCGACGACCGCGATGCGCTGCTCGCCCGGCTGGTGGCGTTTATTTCCGCCGGTTTCGGGGTTTGA
- a CDS encoding GIY-YIG nuclease family protein: MAPKFGPTVYILASRRNGTLYTGVTSNLIQRVHQHREASTAGFTRDYGVKRLVWFEQHATMEQAITREKRIKKWNRAWKLTLIETCNPDWRDLAVSLGFEPLPTTGE, from the coding sequence ATGGCACCGAAGTTTGGCCCTACCGTCTATATTCTTGCGTCACGGCGCAACGGCACGCTCTACACTGGCGTAACGTCCAATCTCATCCAGCGCGTCCATCAACATCGCGAAGCCTCGACCGCGGGGTTTACCCGTGATTACGGAGTGAAGCGGCTGGTCTGGTTCGAACAGCATGCGACAATGGAGCAGGCAATCACGCGGGAAAAGCGGATCAAGAAATGGAACCGCGCCTGGAAGCTGACTCTGATAGAGACCTGCAACCCCGATTGGCGTGATCTTGCCGTATCCCTGGGCTTCGAACCGCTGCCAACAACCGGAGAATAG
- a CDS encoding alpha/beta hydrolase — MTIEHRMVETNGINLHVAMMGEGMPVVFCHGFPGLWYSWRNQMEPVAKAGFRAVAVDQRGYGRSDRPADPLEYDADKVMDDMLGLLDALGADKAVFVGHDFGAQQVCNLAVRHPDRVAGVVIMACPYDFDLAGRAGHGSKATQQQRGMEWGGGMRPSEAFAMAAEKHFLHLHYFQAIGPAEKELGAQPGEVLKRLFWALSGQGDYKDYVNHPSEGTGYLDVLAPAPALPWPWMSEADMQYYADEFSRSEPDLAFIGGLNSYRMADRNWELGEPWADANIEVPALFIAGAQDIVLQMIAPDALETQKQRVPDLRGTVLIEGAGHFVQMEQPEATTRALLDFLATL; from the coding sequence ATGACTATCGAACACCGGATGGTGGAAACCAACGGCATCAACCTGCATGTCGCGATGATGGGCGAAGGTATGCCGGTGGTGTTCTGCCATGGCTTCCCCGGCCTGTGGTATAGCTGGCGCAACCAGATGGAACCGGTGGCCAAGGCCGGTTTTCGCGCGGTGGCGGTGGATCAGCGCGGCTATGGCCGCAGCGACCGGCCGGCGGACCCGCTGGAATACGATGCCGACAAGGTGATGGACGATATGCTCGGCCTGCTCGACGCGCTGGGCGCGGACAAGGCGGTGTTCGTCGGCCACGATTTCGGGGCGCAGCAGGTTTGCAATCTCGCGGTGCGCCATCCGGACCGGGTGGCGGGCGTGGTCATCATGGCCTGCCCTTACGATTTCGACCTGGCGGGCCGGGCCGGGCACGGCAGCAAGGCCACGCAGCAGCAGCGCGGCATGGAATGGGGCGGGGGCATGCGCCCCAGCGAAGCTTTCGCCATGGCGGCGGAAAAGCATTTCCTCCACCTCCACTATTTTCAGGCGATCGGCCCGGCGGAAAAGGAACTGGGCGCGCAGCCGGGCGAAGTGCTCAAGCGGCTGTTCTGGGCGCTGAGCGGGCAGGGCGATTACAAGGATTACGTCAACCACCCCTCAGAAGGGACCGGCTATCTCGATGTTCTCGCCCCCGCGCCCGCGCTGCCCTGGCCGTGGATGAGCGAAGCCGACATGCAGTATTATGCCGACGAGTTTTCGCGCAGCGAACCCGATCTGGCCTTTATCGGCGGGCTCAATTCCTACCGCATGGCGGACCGCAACTGGGAACTGGGCGAACCCTGGGCCGATGCCAATATCGAAGTGCCCGCGCTGTTCATCGCGGGGGCGCAGGATATCGTCCTCCAGATGATCGCGCCCGATGCGCTCGAAACCCAGAAACAGCGCGTGCCCGATCTGCGCGGCACGGTGCTGATCGAGGGGGCGGGCCACTTCGTCCAGATGGAACAGCCCGAAGCGACCACCAGGGCATTGCTGGATTTCCTCGCCACATTGTGA